Proteins encoded in a region of the Nicotiana tomentosiformis chromosome 9, ASM39032v3, whole genome shotgun sequence genome:
- the LOC138899064 gene encoding uncharacterized protein: MEDDLADAYSTLMYVDLKIKNTSVMTVVDTVAMHTFVASRIVQEYELQVTKCPMKMNAFNMTVVPLDDFNVLLGIDFLKKNKVAPIPYLDGRLQKDEKTYLAALVEVKPDVHIEVPDCVADFLKKFKPVMPPELPRDLPLRREIDHRIELIPGSLLPARPPYCMSPMELIELRKQLSELLYVGLIQP, encoded by the exons ATGGAGGATGATTTGGCTGATGCTTATTCCACATTGATGTATGTGGATCTAAAAATCAAAAACACGAGTGTCATGACGGTGGTTGATACCGTAGCCATGCACACCTTTGTTGCCTCCAGAATTGTTCAAGAGTATGAACTGCAAGTGACAAAGTGTCCGATGAAGATGAATGCT TTCAACATGACTGTTGTGCCATTGGATGACTTCAATGTGCTGCTGGGAATTGATTTCCTGAAGAAGAACAAAGTCGCTCCAATTCCTTATTTGGATGGGC GCTTGCAGAAGGATGAGAAGACTTACCTCGCTGCACTCGTTGAAGTCAAACCAGATGTGCATATTGAGGTCCCGGATTGTGTTGCAGATTTCCTGAAGAAATTCAAACCTGTGATGCCTCCAGAATTGCCAAGGGATTTACCACTGAGGAGGGAGATTGATCACAGGATTGAACTTATTCCTGGATCACTACTGCCTGCGCGGCCTCCTTACTGCATGTCGCCTATGGAACTGATTGAACTAAGGAAGCAATTGTCTGAGTTGCTATATGTTGGGTTGATTCAACCATAG
- the LOC138899065 gene encoding uncharacterized protein, protein MNFETTKVTHQVSAIVHSMASKLEDAGAFTIPCTIGSAEFAKDLCDLGKSINLIPYSGFKTLGIGKPRPTSMRFQMTDRTMNKPLGVIEDILVRIDKFTLPADFVLLDCEVDYEVPIILGRSFLATGKALCDVEAGELTFWVGE, encoded by the coding sequence atgaattttgaaaccacCAAAgtaactcatcaagtgagtgcaattgtgcattcaatggcttcTAAGTTGGAGGATGctggtgctttcacgattccttgtacaattggaagtgccgagtttgcaaaagatctttgtgatcttgggaaaagtatcaatttgataccGTATTCGGGCTttaagaccttgggaattggaaAACCAAGACCTACCTCTATGAGATTTCAAATGACCGATCGTACTATGAATaaacctttgggagtgattgaagatatcTTGGTTCGTATTGATAAATTCACACTTCCAGCGGATTTTGTccttctagattgtgaagttgattatgaggtgccaattattcttgggagatctttccttgctacgggaaaggctctttgtgatgttgaagccggagaacttacATTCTGGGTTGGTGAATAA
- the LOC138899066 gene encoding uncharacterized protein: MAEYEACILGLRLAIDTGVQEILVLGDSDMSVEFRHIPRIHNEIADALATLESMLHHPDKTYVDPLHIQIRDQHAYCNVVEEELDGEPWFHDVKEYIKSRGKEILFALRGIPHEEGMFQMSSVLSFQDPPG, translated from the exons ATGGCTGAATACGAGGCATGCATTCTGGGTTTGAGGCTAGCTATAGACACAGGAGTTCAAGAAATATTAGTTTTGGGAGATTCAGATAT gtcggtagaattcaggcatattcctaggattcataatgagattgcCGATGCCTTGGCTACTCTGGAGTCAATGTTACACCATCCGGATAAGACTTATGTCGACCCTCTGCATATCCAAATCCGTGATCAGCACGCCTATTGCAATGTGGTTGAGGAGGAACTTGATGGTGAGCCTTGGTTCCATGATGTCAAGGAATACATCAAATCGAGG GGGAAAGAAATCTTGTTTGCTTTGCGAGGAATCCCCCATGAGGAAGGTATGTTCCAGATGAGTTCAgtcttaagttttcaggaccctcctggataa